The proteins below are encoded in one region of Oncorhynchus nerka isolate Pitt River linkage group LG15, Oner_Uvic_2.0, whole genome shotgun sequence:
- the LOC135559812 gene encoding trichohyalin-like: protein MILKERERERERERETERERERERERERGERERGRERQRERERERERERERERERERERERERERGERERERERERETERQRERERDREREREGEREREREGERERERERERERERERGRERERERERGGIERERERETERERVREREREREREGERERERETEREREEREREGDREREGERERERERETEREREREREREREGERERGREREGDRERERERETEREREREREREREREGERERERDRERERRERERERETEREREREREREREREEREREREKEREREREREREREREGEREREREREREREREREREREGERDRERERERERERERQREREREREREREREREGERERERETERERERERERERERERERERKREREREREREREGEREREREGERGREREREREREREGERERERERERERERERDREREREREGERERERERERQRERERERERERETERERERKRERDRERERERERERERERDRERERERESERERERERERERDREIERERETEREREREREKKHAMFSALTGRNIQ, encoded by the exons ATGATCCTCAAAGA gagagagagagagagagagagagagagagagacagagagagagagagagagagagagagagagagagagaggggagagagagagagggagagagagacagagagagagagagagagagagagagagagagagagagagagagagagagagggagagagagagagagagagagagagagagaggagagagagagagagagagagagagagagagagagacagagagacagagagagagagagagagacagagagagagagagagagggagagagagagagagagagagagggagagagagagagagagagagagagagagagagagagagagagagagagagggagagagagagagagggagagagagagaggggggatagagagagagagggagagagagacagagagagagagagtgagagagagagagagggagagagagagagagggagagagagagagagagagagagacagagagagagagagaggagagagagagagagggggatagagagagagagggagagagagagagagagagagagagagagacagagagagagagagagagagagagagagagagagagagagggagagagagagagagggagagagagagagggggatagagagagagagagggagagagagacagagagagagagagagagagagagagagagggagagagagagagagggagagagagagagagagagagacagagagagagagaggagagagagagagagggagagagagacagagagagagagagagagagagagagagagggagagagagagagaggagagagagagagagagagagaaagaaagagaaagagagagag agagagagagggagagagagagagagggagagagagagagagagagagagagagagagagagagagagagagagagggagagagagagagagggagagagagacagagagagagagagagagagagagagagagagagagagacagagagagagagagagagagagagagagggagagagagagagagagagagggagagagagagagggagagagagacagagagagagagagagagagagagagagagagagagagagagagagagagagagagagaggaagagggagagagagagagagagagagagagagagagagggagagagagagagagagagagagggagagagagggagagagagagagagagagagagagagagagagagagggagagagagagagagagagagagagagagagagagagagagagagagagagacagagagagagagagagagagagagggagagagagagagagagagagagagagagagacagagagagagagagagagagagagagagagagagagagacagagagagagagagagagaaagagagagagagacagagagagagagagagagagagagagagagagagagagagagagagacagagagagagagagagagagagagagcgagagagagagagagagagagagagagagagagagagacagagagatagagagagagagagagacagagagagagagagagagagagagagaga